GAAGTAAAGCGCCTCGCTGATGCCGTGGTCGACGGGCGTCACGCGCACGCCGCGCTCGCGGAGGCGCTCGTACACCTCGCGGAGCCGCGTCGGCGAGTCGGCTTCGACGGCGGCGTGATAGAGGCCGACCCCCGGTCCCGGTTCCGGGGCGTCCGCGCCGACGGCCTGCAGCGCCACGTCGTGGTGGTGGTCCCCCCACGAGAGGAACGCGTACCGGTCGTACCGCTCGGTCACGTCGAGTTCGAACACGTCCCGGTAGAACGCCAGCGCTCTGTCGAGGTCGCGCACTTTCAGGTGGACGTGTCCGAGGTGGAAGCCCTCGCTCATACCCGGAGAGACGCGCGCCGCCGCGATAGTGACGAGGGTCGCGGCTCAATCCTCCGGGTCGTAGCGCTCGGCGGCGGTGTCGAAGCCGAGTTCGGCCTGCTCGTCGCTCCGGCGGCCCTCGGCGGCCGCGATTGCTTCGGGGTCGGGGCTGGCGTCGTCGTCGATGCGCGCCCACGAGCCGTGAACTTTCGCGTGACACCACCGGCAGAGGAACACCGTAATCTCGTGGCCGACGTCCTCGGCGTCGTCGTACGCGAGGTGGTGTTCTTCGAGGAGCGGACGCTCGTCGTCGTGGGCCTGTCGGCGCTCTTCGAGGCCACAGCGCACGCACTCGCGGGCCTGCTGGCGACACCGGTAATGCGGGCAGTCCGCCCACTCCCAGTCGCCGTCCGCGACCGGGCACGCGAAGTCGTCGGCGCGACGCTCGGCCGCGAATTCGGGGTCGTGCCGGGCGTGGTCGTGGGCGTACCGGCACTTCCCGTCGCTCGTGGCGTGGTCGCAGACGCCCGCGTGCTCGTAGGGGTCCTCGACCCCGACGGCGGTCCCGGTCGGCGTCTTCTTCACGGCGACGGGTAGCGGGCGCGCGGAGTAACGCTTTTCGCCGTGCCCGTGTGACTCCGACCGTGAACGTCCGCCACGAACGCGACGGCGACGCGCGCACGCTCGCCGCCACCGTCGACACCGCCGACTCGTTTCTCTCGCAGGCCCGCGGGCTGATGTTCCGGCGGTCGATTCCCGACGACTACGCGCTCGTGTTCCCGTTCGGCAGCGTCGAGACGCGGGACGCCCACATGGTGTTCGTGCCCTTCGACATCGACGCGCTCTGGATGGAAGACGAGGAAGTCCAGCAGGTCGCGACGCTGTCGGCGTGGACCGGGATGGGCGAAGCGCGCTGTGACACGCTCGTCGAGTTGCCGGCGGGCGCCGCGAGCGACGTGCGCGTCGGCGACCGCGTCTGGGTCGAGTAGGCCGGCAACACCTGTCACACCCCACACCTTCAAGCGCGTGGAGCGCGCCGGAGAAAGTATGTCGGAACACACCGACGCCGAGGATAGAGGAAGTCGCCTCACGGCGGCTGGCCGGGAAATTCGCCGGCAGTACTGATTACTTCGTCACGGAAGACGACGCGGGAGACGTTGCACTTCTCGACACCACGCTCAGGGACGGCGAGCAAGCGCCGGGCGTGTCGCTCTCAGCCGACCAGAAAGCGACGGTAGCCCGCGGCCTCGACGCCGCGGGCGTCGACGTCGTGGAGGCCGGGAGCGCGTGTACGAGCGCGAGCGAACGTGAGACAATTCGGCGCGTCGCGGGGCTCGACCTCGACGCCACCGTCACGAGTTTCTGCCGGGGCGTCCGACGGGATGTGGACCTCGCGCTGGACTGCGGCGTAGACGGCGTGAACCTCGTCGTGCCCGCGAGCGACCGGCACGTCGAAGGGAAAGTCGGCACCACCCGCGAGGGCGTCCTCGACACCACCCGCGACCTCGTCGAGTACGCGACCGACCACGGCCTCTGGGTGGAGGTCATCGGCGAGGACGGGTCGCGGGCCGACCCCGCGTTCCTCGAATCGCTCGCCGAGACCGCCAGCGACGCCGGCGCTGACCGCTTCTGTCTCGCGGACACCGTCGGACACGCCAGCCCCGAGGAGGTCTACGCGCGCGTGTCGGCGCTCGCCGAGTACGGTCCCGTGAGCGTCCACACCCACGACGACCTCGGGCTCGCCGTCGCGAACGCGCTCGCGGGTGTCGCCGCCGGCGCCGACCTCGTCCACGGCACCGTCAACGGCGTCGGCGAGCGCGCCGGCAACGTCGCGCTCGAAGAGGTCGCGGTCGCGCTCTGGCACTGCTACGACGCCGAGCCGGTGGCGACAGAGCGCCTCTACGACCTCGCCACCACGGTCGCCGACGCGACCGGCGTCCCGCTCCCGCCGAACAAGGCCGTCTCCGGCGAGAACGCGTTCGCCCACGAGTCCGGCATCCACACCGACGGCACGCTCAAGGACGACCGCATGTACGAACCCTACCCCCCGGAGGCGGTCGGACGCGAACGCCGCCTCGTCCTCGGGAAGCACGCGGGACGCGCGGGCGTCGAGGCCGCCCTCGCCGAACACGGCGTCAGCGTCACCGACGACGAACTCGCGGCCGTGGTCGCGCGCGTGAAGGAACTCGGCGAGCGCGGGAAACGCGTCACCGACGCCGACCTGCTCGCCGTCGCCGACGACGTGCGCGGGAGCGACCGCGACCGCCGCGTCGAACTCCGGGAGTTCACGGCCGCCAGCGGCGGCACCCCGTCCGCCTCGGTGCGCCTCGAAGTCGACGGCGAGGAGCGCACCGCCGCCGGCACCGGGAGCGGCCCCGTCGACGCCGCCGTCGCCGCCGTCCGCGACGCCCTCGGCGACGTGACCTTCCACCTCGACTCCTACCACGTGGACGCCATCACCGGCGGCACCGACGCCGTCGTCACCGTCGAAGTCGTCGTCACGCGCGGCGACCGCCGCGTCTCCGTCGAATCCAGCGACGCGGACATCACGTCCGCCAGCGTCACCGCCGTCGTCGAC
The nucleotide sequence above comes from Halobacterium litoreum. Encoded proteins:
- a CDS encoding VOC family protein translates to MSEGFHLGHVHLKVRDLDRALAFYRDVFELDVTERYDRYAFLSWGDHHHDVALQAVGADAPEPGPGVGLYHAAVEADSPTRLREVYERLRERGVRVTPVDHGISEALYFSDPDGNGLELYVDTRDDDTEEWSGENRRFDPTER
- a CDS encoding DUF7097 family protein codes for the protein MKKTPTGTAVGVEDPYEHAGVCDHATSDGKCRYAHDHARHDPEFAAERRADDFACPVADGDWEWADCPHYRCRQQARECVRCGLEERRQAHDDERPLLEEHHLAYDDAEDVGHEITVFLCRWCHAKVHGSWARIDDDASPDPEAIAAAEGRRSDEQAELGFDTAAERYDPED
- a CDS encoding DUF192 domain-containing protein → MNVRHERDGDARTLAATVDTADSFLSQARGLMFRRSIPDDYALVFPFGSVETRDAHMVFVPFDIDALWMEDEEVQQVATLSAWTGMGEARCDTLVELPAGAASDVRVGDRVWVE
- a CDS encoding 2-isopropylmalate synthase; this encodes MAGKFAGSTDYFVTEDDAGDVALLDTTLRDGEQAPGVSLSADQKATVARGLDAAGVDVVEAGSACTSASERETIRRVAGLDLDATVTSFCRGVRRDVDLALDCGVDGVNLVVPASDRHVEGKVGTTREGVLDTTRDLVEYATDHGLWVEVIGEDGSRADPAFLESLAETASDAGADRFCLADTVGHASPEEVYARVSALAEYGPVSVHTHDDLGLAVANALAGVAAGADLVHGTVNGVGERAGNVALEEVAVALWHCYDAEPVATERLYDLATTVADATGVPLPPNKAVSGENAFAHESGIHTDGTLKDDRMYEPYPPEAVGRERRLVLGKHAGRAGVEAALAEHGVSVTDDELAAVVARVKELGERGKRVTDADLLAVADDVRGSDRDRRVELREFTAASGGTPSASVRLEVDGEERTAAGTGSGPVDAAVAAVRDALGDVTFHLDSYHVDAITGGTDAVVTVEVVVTRGDRRVSVESSDADITSASVTAVVDALDRLLPEKQASAAD